One Acropora palmata chromosome 2, jaAcrPala1.3, whole genome shotgun sequence genomic window carries:
- the LOC141873100 gene encoding fructose-1-phosphate phosphatase YqaB-like: protein MIPDSCIIPEEVKALVFDCDGTLVDTMPIHWKAWCKICRETGLVFRKTDFYTLAGVPGKKIIHVLAKQQEIKLDPFVIYDRKRKYFLEGLSSATAIQCVVRFAQEAYKMGIPTAVASGSSRSQVIQALNQAGITHLFNVVLGNEDYKDHKPKPDAYQTAAKRLGVRPDECWGFEDTDIGLEAIRKAGFHRCTDVRLLEGYPIRTDENGIEIPNTSTGFQSHRYRAFTL, encoded by the exons ATGATTCCAGATTCATGTATAATACCCGAAGAAGTCAAGGCTCTAGTATTTGATTGTGATGGGACACTTGTGGATACAATGCCGATACACTGGAAAGCTTGGTGTAAAATCTGCAGAGAAACTGGCCTTGTCTTTCGGAAAACTGATTTTTACACGTTGGCTGGAGTTccaggaaagaaaataatccACGTTTTggcaaaacaacaagaaattaAACTTGATCCTTTCGTGATCTACGACAGAAAGAGGAAATACTTCCTAGAGGGGTTATCGTCTGCTACAGCTATTCAGTGTGTTGTACGATTTGCCCAAGAAGCTTATAAAATGGGAATTCCAACAGCAGTGGCATCGGGCAGCTCGCGCTCGCAAGTCATTCAAG CCTTAAATCAAGCTGGAATTACCCACTTGTTTAATGTTGTGCTTGGAAACGAAGATTACAAAGATCATAAACCAAAACCAGACGCCTATCAAACGGCAGCTAAGCGACTTGGTGTAAGACCTGATGAATGCTGGGGCTTCGAGGACAC TGACATTGGCCTTGAGGCAATAAGAAAAGCTGGTTTCCACAGATGTACAGACGTTCGGCTGCTGGAAGGATACCCCATTAGAACCGATGAGAATGGAATAGAGATACCAAACACTTCTACAGGATTTCAGAGTCACAGATATAGAGCTTTTACTTTGTAG
- the LOC141873098 gene encoding DDRGK domain-containing protein 1-like has product MAAMHPAVVWLIVAAVVGVTLLIATFFANRNRNKKKKGGASQQEIRNAEIVGGARRRTRTRDAQSRMNRRVNYNDDDDDYDGAEGDDGFSMGFDNPSFVGKIGTKKRQKLEMKAEKRAYREQMEAEKEDKKEREALREKQRRKREAEQEREREQLAEEERKRKEEQERKEHEEYQLLKEQFTVEEEGVGETVEESESLLEEFISYIKEKKVVLLEDLAFQFGLRTQDAINRLQTLQEMERVTGVTDDRGKFIYISPEELEAVAKFIKQRGRVTISELAESSNTLVNLQADHTHTHTPSTAQVSA; this is encoded by the exons atggcggctaTGCACCCGGCAGTAGTGTGGCTcattgttgctgctgttgtcGGAGTAACTCTTCTTATTGCCACATTTTTTGCCAATAGAAAtcgaaataagaaaaagaaag GTGGAGCAAGCCAGCAAGAAATTAGGAACGCAGAGATAGTTGGAGGAGCAAGAAGACGCACAAGGACCCGGGACGCTCAATCAAGAATGAACAGAAGAGTGAActataatgatgatgatgacgattaTGATG GTGCCGAAGGTGATGATGGCTTTTCAATGGGGTTTGATAACCCGAGCTTTGTTGGAAAGATTGGAACAAAAAAGCGGCAGAAACTTGAGATGAAGGCAGAGAAGAGAGCATACAGAGAG CAAATGGAGGCTgagaaagaagacaaaaaggaGCGTGAAGCTTTAAGGGAGAAGCAAAGAAGGAAACGTGAGGCAGAGCAAGAGAGAGAACGGGAACAActg GCAGAAGAAGAACGCAAAAGGAAAGAGGAACAAGAACGCAAAGAACATGAAGAATATCAGTTGTTGAAAGAGCAGTTTACTGTTGAAGAGGAAGGAGTTGGTGAAACTGTTGAAGAG TCTGAATCACTTCTTGAAGAATTCATCAGCTATATCAAG gaaaaaaaagttgttttacTTGAAGATCTGGCTTTCCAGTTTGGCCTGCGCACACAAGATGCCATCAACAGACTTCAGACTTTGCAGGAAATGGAGAGGGTAACAG GTGTGACAGATGATCGAGGAAAGTTTATTTACATCTCACCTGAGGAGCTTGAGGCTGTTGCCAAATTTATTAAGCAGCGTGGACGAGTCACAATCAGTGAGCTTGCAGAAAGTAGCAATACATTGGTCAATCTTCAGGCAGACcatacacacactcacacaccATCAACTGCACAAGTCTCAGCATAG